The following proteins come from a genomic window of Lycium ferocissimum isolate CSIRO_LF1 chromosome 4, AGI_CSIRO_Lferr_CH_V1, whole genome shotgun sequence:
- the LOC132054764 gene encoding proton pump-interactor 1-like: protein MVIQVESQLAHFPTETSVEQNNIPKENGKMNNVGGLNDPTKFGLQENAVDEWPEKRWVHSFYIVKYRRFEDQKLKSKFEQADIELQKKNKARSVIIEKLKARRADRSQLIEQRKSLSAENQQFWTKIDNKRKEVKPLQDALGELRGARNTGGERGYRLCSSEEELNNLIKSLQYHIQHESIPLNEEKQIVREIKQLEGTREDVKRISAKGDKESIQNQVKLMSVDLDGVRKEQQAVKAKLKILNEHIDDVTKQIKSLDEELKEVVQKRESTYKHILELRKQRDEGNSPFYKNATILQTAKQLADKKDIEALKKLSKNEVEKFMSFWSVNKPFRDDYKRRILMSLNIRQLSRDGRMRNPDEKPLVLPESPAVTQTDIAPRTNAIPPKEEPVSTTKLDASLKEKFQKEENSEQLKDANGKNTSTIKEDFLDDDGAEEVYGLGKLPEDTNAEENEVDEEKFREMKREEEIAKNRMAMERKKKLAEKAAAKAAIKAQKEAEKKLKNLEKKARKKSGAIVTGQDPTEEPNETAEEEEGRAEEKVETPVKVKEHKETNVRHRATRAKGSELPKVILKHKKGTNYWQWAAPATLVMLLLLVAGYKYML, encoded by the exons ATGGTTATACAGGTGGAATCTCAGTTAGCACACTTTCCAACTGAAACCAGTGTTGAACAGAACAATATTCCGAAAGAAAATGGGAAAATGAATAATGTAGGAGGACTTAACGATCCCACAAAATTTGGCCTCCAGGAGAATGCAGTTGATGAATGGCCTGAGAAAAGGTGGGTCCATTCTTTCTACATTGTCAAATATCGGAGATTTGAAGATCAAAAGCTGAAGTCCAAATTTGAACAGGCCGATATCGAGCTACAGAAAAAGAACAAAGCAAGATCAGTgattattgaaaaattaaaggccagAAGG GCAGATAGATCACAGCTTATTGAGCAAAGGAAATCTCTAAGTGCTGAGAATCAGCAGTTTTGGACAAAGATTGAtaataaaagaaaggaagtcAAACCACTGCAGGATGCCTTGGGCGAGCTCCGTGGTGCTAGGAATACTGGCGGAGAGAGGGGTTATCGTCTGTGTTCATCTGAGGAGGAGCTTAACAATCTT ATCAAAAGTCTGCAGTACCACATTCAACATGAAAGCATTCCTCTAAACGAAGAGAAGCAAATTGTCAGGGAAATCAAGCAACTTGAAGGAACAAGGGAAGATGTTAAAAGAATTTCTGCTAAAGGTGACAAAGAATCAATTCAAAACCAGGTCAAA CTTATGAGTGTTGACTTGGATGGAGTCCGTAAGGAGCAACAGGCGGTAAAGGCCAAGCTGAAGATACTCAATGAACACATCGATGACGTGACCAAGCAGATCAAGTCGTTGGATGAGGAATTGAAGGAAGTAGTGCAGAAAAGAGAAAGCACTTACAAACATATTCTGGAATTGAGAAAACAACGTGATGAAGGG AATTCTCCTTTCTACAAAAACGCCACGATTTTACAGACAGCCAAACAGCTTGCGGATAAGAAGGATATTGAAGCCCTTAAAAAACTTTCAAAGAACGAG GTTGAGAAATTCATGTCTTTCTGGAGTGTTAATAAGCCTTTTAGGGATGATTATAAGAGGAGAATTTTGATGTCGCTTAACATTAGGCAGTTGAGCAGGGATGGTAGGATGAGGAACCCGGATGAGAAGCCTCTGGTGTTACCAGAGAGTCCCGCTGTGACACAAACAGATATCGCACCAAGAACTAACGCGATTCCACCAAAGGAAGAGCCCGTGTCTACTACTAAACTTGATGCTTCTCTAAAGGAGAAATTTCAAAAAGAGGAGAACAGTGAGCAACTGAAAGATGCAAATGGAAAAAACACAAGTACGATAAAAGAGGACTTTCTTGATGATGATGGTGCAGAAGAAGTCTATGGTTTAGGAAAGCTACCCGAGGATACTAATGCCGAAGAAAACGaagttgatgaagaaaaatttaGAGAGATGAAGAGAGAAGAGGAAATAGCAAAAAATAGGATGGCAATGGAGAGGAAGAAGAAGTTGGCTGAGAAAGCGGCTGCTAAAGCAGCAATTAAAGCTCAGAAAGAAGCTGAAAAGAAGCTCAAG AACCTTGAGAAGAAAGCGAGGAAAAAGAGTGGTGCTATTGTTACTGGTCAGGATCCCACTGAGGAACCAAATGAGACAGctgaggaggaggaggggagGGCAGAAGAAAAAGTTGAAACACCAGTTAAGGTCAAGGAGCACAAAGAGACCAATGTTAGGCATAGAGCAACGCGTGCAAAAGGCTCGGAGCTTCCTAAAGTTATATTGAAGCACAAAAAGGGTACAAACTACTGGCAGTGGGCTGCTCCTGCCACTTTGGTGATGTTGCTACTTCTTGTCGCGGGATACAAGTATATGCTCTAG
- the LOC132053256 gene encoding probable bifunctional methylthioribulose-1-phosphate dehydratase/enolase-phosphatase E1 1: MQNVKMSAKAGGPASNGDIEPLRRCVILDIEGTTTPISFVTDVLFPYARDNVGRHLDATYDSAETQEDIKLLRAQVQEDLENGVAGAMPVPSNDAGKDEVISALVTNVEAMIKADRKITALKELQGHIWQTGFQNNELEGVVFDDVPEALERWAASGIKVYIYSSGSRLAQRLLFGYTNYGDLRKYLCGFFDTTLGNKKETKSYHEITASLGVDHPSEILFVTDVYQEAIAAKAAGLEVIISVRPGNGPLPDNHGFRTVKSFPEI; this comes from the exons ATGCAAAATGTCAAGATGTCTGCAAAAGCGGGTGGTCCTGCTTCAAACGGTGACATTGAGCCATTAAGG CGGTGCGTCATATTGGATATTGAAGGAACCACAACGCCCATATCATTTGTTACAGATGTTCTTTTTCCTTATGCGCGTGATAATGTGGGGAGACATTTGGATGCAACATATGATTCAGCAGAAACCCAGGAGGATATTAAGCTACTAAGAGCTCAA GTACAAGAAGACTTGGAAAATGGTGTTGCCGGTGCTATGCCTGTCCCTTCTAATGATGCTGGGAAGGACGAGGTAATTTCAGCTTTAGTAACCAATGTTGAGGCAATGATTAAAGCTGACCGAAAAATTACCGCCTTAAAGGAGTTACAG GGCCATATATGGCAAACGGGGTTCCAAAATAACGAGTTAGAGGGGGTTGTTTTCGATGATGTGCCTGAAGCTCTTGAGAGATGGGCTGCTTCAGGCATCAAG GTGTATATATACTCAAGTGGCAGCAGATTGGCACAGAGGCTTTTGTTTGGTTACACAAACTATGGGGACCTAAGAAAATATCTCTGTGGCTTTTTTGATACTACATTAGG GAATAAGAAAGAAACTAAAAGCTACCATGAAATTACAGCATCCTTGGGGGTAGATCATCCATCCGAGATTTTGTTCGTGACTGACGTCTATCAAGAAGCCATAGCTGCAAAGGCAGCAG GTTTGGAAGTGATAATATCCGTCAGGCCAGGGAATGGACCTCTTCCAGATAATCATGGATTCAGGACAGTCAAGTCCTTTCCAGAGATCTAA